One stretch of Pseudoxanthomonas sp. Root65 DNA includes these proteins:
- a CDS encoding Do family serine endopeptidase, whose product MRPLPTLIALTAAAAFGGFAATGLNELFQQPAQAAPSAAAVPMAAALPTTVDGQALPSLAPMLKRVTPAVVSVYSRQTVRVASPLGPFGDDPVFRRILGIPDMPRERVERALGSGVIVDATRGYVLTNHHVVENADGVSVTLSDGRQVEAEFIGSDPDTDVALIRIPTQGLTAVPMANSDQLQVGDFVVAMGNPYGLGQTVTSGIVSAVGRSGIPVAGYQNFIQTDASINPGNSGGALVDLQGRLVGINTASFNPRGSMAGNIGLGFAIPINMARGIMDQLIANDGVVRRGTLGVESQDLDERTARALGLDLPRGALVTRVYPGSAAATAGLQPGDVVLSANGQRIDNRAALHNFEGLQPVGTRVALDVRRDGKPLQLSVALKEGVRNAEGATIDPRLSGATLKELDESARQQLRGLLRGAQGGVQVDNVVRDSRAWNNGLRPGDIIVGSSSGEFGDLPGFRASFERKPAQLVVQILRGRGTGRLLMQ is encoded by the coding sequence CTGCGCCCGCTCCCCACCCTGATCGCCCTGACCGCCGCCGCCGCCTTCGGCGGCTTTGCCGCTACCGGCCTCAACGAGCTGTTCCAGCAACCGGCCCAGGCCGCGCCCAGCGCCGCCGCCGTGCCGATGGCCGCCGCCCTGCCGACCACGGTGGACGGGCAGGCGCTGCCGTCGCTGGCGCCGATGCTCAAGCGGGTCACTCCGGCGGTGGTCAGCGTGTACAGCCGGCAGACCGTGCGGGTGGCCAGCCCGCTGGGTCCGTTCGGCGATGATCCGGTGTTCCGCCGCATCCTGGGCATCCCCGACATGCCGCGCGAGCGGGTGGAGCGCGCGCTGGGCTCGGGCGTGATCGTCGATGCCACGCGCGGCTACGTGCTGACCAACCACCACGTGGTGGAGAACGCCGACGGCGTGTCGGTCACGCTGAGCGACGGCCGCCAGGTGGAGGCCGAGTTCATCGGCTCGGACCCGGACACCGACGTGGCGCTGATCCGCATCCCCACCCAGGGCCTGACCGCGGTGCCGATGGCCAACAGCGACCAGCTGCAGGTGGGCGATTTCGTCGTCGCGATGGGCAACCCCTACGGCCTGGGCCAGACGGTGACCTCGGGCATCGTCTCGGCGGTGGGCCGCAGCGGCATTCCGGTGGCCGGCTACCAGAACTTCATCCAGACCGACGCGTCGATCAATCCGGGCAACTCCGGCGGCGCGCTGGTCGACCTGCAGGGCCGGCTGGTCGGCATCAACACCGCCAGCTTCAACCCGCGCGGCAGCATGGCCGGCAACATCGGCCTGGGTTTCGCCATCCCGATCAACATGGCGCGCGGGATCATGGACCAGCTGATCGCCAACGACGGCGTGGTGCGCCGGGGCACGTTAGGGGTGGAATCGCAGGACCTGGACGAGCGCACCGCGCGCGCCCTGGGCCTGGACCTGCCGCGCGGCGCGCTGGTGACGCGCGTGTATCCGGGCTCGGCCGCGGCCACCGCCGGCCTGCAGCCGGGCGACGTGGTGCTGTCGGCCAACGGCCAGCGCATCGACAACCGCGCGGCGCTGCACAACTTCGAGGGCCTGCAGCCGGTGGGCACGCGGGTGGCGCTGGACGTGCGCCGCGACGGCAAACCGCTGCAGCTGAGCGTGGCGCTGAAGGAAGGCGTGCGCAACGCCGAGGGCGCCACGATCGACCCGCGCCTGAGCGGCGCCACGCTGAAGGAACTGGACGAGTCCGCGCGGCAGCAGCTGCGCGGGCTGCTGCGCGGTGCACAGGGCGGCGTGCAGGTCGACAACGTGGTGCGCGACAGCCGCGCCTGGAACAACGGCCTGCGCCCGGGCGACATCATCGTCGGCAGCAGCAGCGGCGAATTCGGCGACCTGCCGGGCTTCCGGGCCAGCTTCGAGCGCAAGCCGGCGCAGCTGGTGGTGCAGATCCTGCGTGGACGCGGCACGGGGCGGCTGTTGATGCAGTGA
- a CDS encoding AI-2E family transporter: MSTPAPPDAPAAPVPPPSRPRASTPMLVLATLAVGYTLWAAQDLLLPVLLAMFFALVGNPIIRVLRRIYVPRSLGALVVLLGGMAVTGLLAQKMLPSAMEWAQQAPREMRQLAPKLRELTKPVQDANKAAENFARAAAGGQTGRQPQMVQATPDDPYGKLLATPRVLASLLAVVLLTFFFMVYGENLQRNAIALLPGRQQKKFTVEILHSIEREVSRYVLTISIINTVVGLVFAGVLYLLGLPLAEALLWGTMAALLNFAPYVGPLIGMVAMLLVGFVSFEQPLQSMLPAIAYLVLHTIEGQIVTPIILGRRMALSPLILILALMLFGWLWGIIGLLLAVPLLVCVKLVLARVEGMEGWARLLE, encoded by the coding sequence ATGAGCACACCTGCCCCACCCGACGCCCCCGCCGCCCCCGTTCCACCGCCATCCCGTCCCCGCGCCTCCACGCCGATGCTGGTGCTGGCCACGCTGGCGGTCGGCTACACGCTGTGGGCCGCGCAGGACCTGCTGCTGCCGGTGCTGCTGGCGATGTTCTTCGCGCTGGTCGGCAATCCCATCATCCGCGTGCTGCGCAGGATCTACGTCCCGCGTTCGCTCGGCGCGCTGGTCGTGCTGCTCGGCGGCATGGCGGTCACCGGCCTGCTGGCGCAGAAGATGCTGCCCTCGGCGATGGAATGGGCGCAGCAGGCGCCGCGCGAGATGCGCCAGCTGGCGCCCAAGCTGCGCGAACTGACCAAGCCGGTGCAGGACGCGAACAAGGCCGCCGAGAACTTCGCCCGCGCCGCCGCCGGCGGACAGACCGGCCGCCAGCCGCAGATGGTGCAGGCCACCCCGGACGATCCCTACGGCAAGCTGCTGGCCACCCCGCGCGTGCTGGCCTCGCTGCTGGCGGTGGTGCTGCTGACGTTCTTCTTCATGGTCTACGGCGAGAACCTGCAGCGCAACGCGATCGCACTGCTGCCCGGGCGGCAGCAGAAGAAGTTCACCGTCGAGATCCTGCATTCGATCGAGCGCGAGGTGTCGCGCTACGTGCTGACCATCAGCATCATCAACACGGTGGTGGGCCTGGTGTTCGCCGGCGTGCTGTACCTGCTGGGGCTGCCGCTGGCCGAGGCGCTGCTGTGGGGCACGATGGCGGCGCTGCTGAACTTCGCGCCCTATGTGGGGCCGCTGATCGGGATGGTGGCGATGCTGCTGGTGGGCTTTGTCAGTTTCGAGCAGCCGCTGCAGTCGATGCTGCCGGCGATCGCCTACCTGGTGCTGCACACGATCGAAGGCCAGATCGTCACCCCGATCATCCTGGGCCGGCGCATGGCACTGTCGCCGCTGATCCTGATCCTGGCGCTGATGCTGTTCGGCTGGCTGTGGGGAATCATCGGACTGCTGCTGGCGGTGCCGCTGCTGGTATGCGTGAAGCTGGTGCTGGCGCGGGTGGAGGGGATGGAAGGCTGGGCGCGGTTGCTGGAGTGA
- a CDS encoding leucyl aminopeptidase family protein, which translates to MSAALAYTDSSAHARPLHVLERAQLAAWRTTQSAAVNAWIDAQNFTASPGSLLALPGEDGLAGAVIGIGDALDPYAYAHAPFGLPAGDWQLATDLSADARTALQLGWGLGSYRFDRYKQPPRKPARLVLPQADAEALDLLAASLQVRDLVNTPTEHMGPDELEAAVRALAATHGADVEVIAGDALLAQNFPAIHAVGRASHRAPRLIALRWGDASQPHVALVGKGVCFDTGGLDIKPADGMRNMKKDMGGAAHAIALAQLVMARALPVRLTLLVPAVENAIGPNAFRPGEVIATRKGVSVEIDNTDAEGRVILCDALTYAGEQAPDLLLDFATLTGAARIALGPDLPALFANDDAVANDWIAAGERVRDPVWRMPLWRPYLRYLTSGIADLANAGSRMAGAVTAALYLERFVPDGMPWAHLDVYAWNDSDRAGRPAGGEALALRSAYAMLKARYGG; encoded by the coding sequence ATGAGCGCTGCCCTCGCCTATACCGATTCTTCCGCCCATGCGCGTCCGCTGCATGTACTGGAACGCGCGCAGCTGGCCGCATGGCGCACCACGCAGTCGGCGGCGGTCAACGCCTGGATCGACGCACAGAACTTCACCGCCTCGCCCGGATCGCTGCTCGCGCTGCCGGGCGAAGATGGTCTGGCCGGCGCGGTGATCGGGATCGGCGATGCGCTGGATCCGTATGCCTACGCGCATGCGCCGTTCGGCCTGCCGGCGGGCGACTGGCAGCTCGCCACCGATCTGTCCGCCGATGCACGCACCGCGCTGCAACTCGGCTGGGGCCTGGGGAGCTACCGCTTCGACCGCTACAAGCAGCCGCCGCGCAAGCCGGCGCGGCTGGTGCTGCCGCAGGCCGATGCCGAAGCACTGGACCTGCTCGCCGCCAGCCTGCAAGTGCGCGACCTGGTCAACACGCCGACCGAGCACATGGGGCCGGATGAACTAGAAGCGGCTGTGCGCGCGTTGGCCGCCACGCACGGCGCAGACGTGGAGGTGATCGCCGGCGACGCGCTGCTGGCGCAGAACTTCCCCGCCATCCACGCGGTGGGCCGCGCCTCGCACCGTGCGCCGCGACTGATCGCGCTGCGCTGGGGCGACGCATCGCAACCGCATGTCGCGCTGGTCGGCAAGGGCGTGTGCTTCGACACCGGCGGCCTGGACATCAAGCCGGCCGACGGCATGCGCAACATGAAAAAAGACATGGGCGGCGCCGCGCATGCCATCGCGCTGGCGCAGCTGGTGATGGCGCGCGCGCTGCCGGTGCGGTTGACGCTGCTGGTGCCGGCGGTGGAGAACGCGATCGGTCCCAACGCGTTCCGCCCCGGCGAAGTGATCGCCACGCGCAAGGGCGTCAGCGTCGAGATCGACAACACCGATGCCGAAGGCCGGGTGATCCTGTGCGATGCGCTGACCTATGCCGGCGAACAGGCGCCCGACCTGCTGCTGGATTTCGCCACGCTGACCGGCGCCGCACGCATCGCGCTGGGCCCTGACCTGCCGGCGCTGTTCGCCAACGACGACGCCGTGGCCAACGACTGGATCGCCGCCGGCGAGCGCGTGCGCGACCCGGTCTGGCGCATGCCGCTGTGGCGGCCGTACCTGCGCTACCTCACCAGCGGCATCGCCGACCTGGCCAACGCCGGCTCGCGCATGGCCGGTGCCGTCACCGCCGCGCTGTATCTCGAACGCTTCGTCCCGGACGGCATGCCGTGGGCGCACCTGGACGTGTACGCGTGGAACGACAGCGACCGCGCCGGCCGTCCCGCCGGCGGCGAGGCGCTGGCCCTGCGTAGCGCCTACGCGATGCTGAAGGCGCGCTACGGCGGTTGA
- a CDS encoding HAD-IA family hydrolase translates to MSFPVRAITLDLDDTLWPFAPIGARIERVLDDWLRQHSPATAAMFPVERMRAVRDDVFAAHPQYKHDLSRLRRMTLEHALRESGADMALLEPAYETFHAARNQVEYYPDALDALQRIAARLPVAAVTNGNADLQRIGLGHLFVHQVHSREHGVAKPEPALFHVACDLLGVPPGDVLHVGDHIEMDIVGAANAGLRSCWINRPEDHDGTPRAWPHDALRPDLEFATLTALADWLDAHPDFATEPATA, encoded by the coding sequence ATGAGCTTCCCCGTCCGCGCCATCACCCTCGATCTCGACGACACCCTCTGGCCGTTCGCCCCCATCGGCGCACGCATCGAGCGCGTCCTCGACGACTGGCTGCGCCAGCACAGCCCCGCCACCGCTGCGATGTTCCCGGTCGAACGCATGCGCGCCGTGCGCGACGACGTCTTCGCCGCCCATCCGCAGTACAAGCACGACCTCAGCCGCCTGCGGCGGATGACGCTGGAACACGCGCTGCGCGAGAGCGGCGCCGACATGGCGCTGCTGGAGCCCGCGTACGAGACCTTCCATGCCGCACGCAACCAGGTGGAGTACTACCCGGACGCGCTGGACGCGCTGCAGCGCATCGCCGCGCGCCTGCCGGTGGCAGCGGTGACCAACGGCAACGCCGACCTGCAGCGGATCGGGCTGGGCCATCTGTTCGTCCATCAGGTGCATTCGCGCGAGCACGGCGTGGCCAAGCCGGAGCCGGCGCTGTTCCACGTGGCCTGCGACCTGCTGGGCGTACCGCCCGGCGACGTGCTGCATGTCGGCGACCACATCGAGATGGATATCGTGGGCGCGGCGAACGCCGGCTTGCGCAGTTGCTGGATCAACCGCCCGGAAGACCACGACGGCACACCCCGGGCATGGCCGCACGATGCCCTGCGTCCCGATCTGGAATTCGCCACCCTCACCGCGCTGGCCGACTGGCTGGACGCGCACCCCGACTTCGCCACGGAACCCGCCACCGCATGA